One genomic window of Corynebacterium pseudotuberculosis includes the following:
- a CDS encoding ABC transporter substrate-binding protein: MKKIIIPILGMSLVLSACGGATSDSSQGATAAKTGGVSVTNCGEEVTFDKANELFVNDGNIISIALAAGAGDKIKYVSSLQRDKEILRAKFGDQVDSLNDTSKDYPSLETVVAKHPDVFIAGWNYGFSEEKNLTPETLKAQGISSYILSESCKQGGSNKRGVYDPWEAVKMDLSNIGAITNNKDSAESAVKDLDDRLESLKKLKAADKKPNVFVFDSGKGDAVYTSGKFGAPQAILEAAGAQNAAGDIEDTWTSVGWEKIASATPDAFVFVDYPGQEFNEKVEELRANPATRNLPAVKENRFINLPYTMWTSGSLNIDAAEHVRKGLEKFNLAPQSEISPKLTLPNSVAGQEFFS, translated from the coding sequence ATGAAGAAGATTATTATCCCGATTCTTGGGATGTCCCTTGTGCTTAGCGCATGCGGGGGCGCTACCTCTGATTCCTCTCAAGGGGCAACTGCTGCAAAAACTGGCGGTGTGAGCGTTACCAACTGCGGTGAAGAGGTGACCTTTGACAAAGCTAACGAGCTATTTGTCAATGATGGAAACATCATCTCCATTGCGCTTGCTGCAGGGGCAGGTGACAAGATCAAATATGTCAGCTCGTTGCAGCGGGACAAAGAAATTCTGCGAGCAAAATTTGGCGATCAAGTTGATTCGCTCAATGACACGTCCAAGGATTATCCGTCGCTTGAGACCGTGGTGGCAAAACATCCGGACGTCTTTATCGCAGGCTGGAATTATGGTTTTTCTGAGGAAAAGAACCTCACCCCTGAAACACTGAAAGCACAGGGAATCTCTTCCTACATTTTGAGCGAATCATGTAAGCAAGGCGGGTCGAATAAGCGCGGAGTCTATGATCCATGGGAAGCCGTGAAGATGGACCTCTCCAATATCGGTGCGATTACCAACAATAAGGACTCAGCGGAATCTGCAGTGAAAGATCTCGATGATCGACTTGAGTCTTTGAAGAAGCTCAAGGCCGCGGATAAAAAACCCAACGTTTTTGTTTTTGACTCCGGAAAAGGAGACGCTGTTTACACTTCTGGAAAATTTGGTGCTCCGCAAGCAATCCTTGAAGCCGCAGGAGCTCAGAATGCAGCAGGTGATATTGAAGACACCTGGACCAGCGTGGGCTGGGAAAAGATTGCATCTGCTACCCCGGACGCTTTTGTCTTTGTGGACTATCCGGGGCAAGAGTTCAACGAGAAAGTAGAAGAACTCCGAGCAAACCCTGCAACCAGGAATCTTCCAGCGGTGAAAGAAAATCGGTTTATCAACTTGCCGTACACAATGTGGACTTCGGGTTCTCTCAACATCGATGCCGCAGAACATGTGCGTAAGGGGCTAGAAAAATTCAACCTTGCTCCACAATCTGAGATATCTCCAAAGTTGACTCTTCCTAACTCCGTAGCTGGCCAGGAATTTTTCTCCTAG
- a CDS encoding ABC transporter ATP-binding protein, which yields MALFQASGIACGYDRTTLLRDVNFVAEHGTMTAIVGVNGVGKSTLLRVLAGIRKPHAGKVFIDDVDVHSMRSKQRAKTLTFVGQEETPPGDLTVKEAVSLGRLPHTKVWQFDSKKETRLINDALNLVGLQDRAAMECASLSGGQRRRVLFARGFAQGTDLIFLDEPTNHLDVHHQLHLLKVLRDSGRTIIATVHDLDLAMSHFDQVVVLDRGGVVASGPPESVLIPETLRTVFEVEAFITRHPDAIRSHVIIDSL from the coding sequence ATGGCACTTTTTCAAGCCTCAGGTATTGCATGTGGATATGACCGGACAACATTACTTCGAGATGTTAATTTTGTAGCGGAACACGGAACCATGACGGCGATAGTCGGAGTCAATGGAGTAGGAAAGTCAACTCTTTTGCGGGTCCTAGCCGGAATCCGTAAACCCCACGCCGGCAAGGTTTTCATCGACGATGTTGATGTGCATTCAATGCGGTCAAAGCAACGGGCAAAAACGCTTACTTTTGTAGGCCAGGAGGAAACGCCCCCTGGAGACTTGACTGTGAAAGAAGCCGTCAGTTTGGGGAGACTCCCGCACACTAAAGTATGGCAGTTCGATTCTAAGAAAGAGACGCGTTTGATCAACGATGCCTTAAACCTTGTTGGTTTGCAGGATCGTGCAGCGATGGAATGTGCGTCCCTCTCTGGTGGACAGCGGCGTCGAGTGCTTTTTGCCCGCGGATTTGCTCAAGGTACAGATCTCATTTTTCTTGATGAGCCGACCAACCATCTAGACGTACATCACCAGCTGCATTTGCTCAAAGTGCTAAGAGACTCTGGGCGCACGATCATTGCAACAGTTCACGATCTCGATCTTGCGATGAGTCATTTTGATCAGGTGGTGGTTCTTGATCGCGGAGGCGTTGTTGCTTCAGGGCCTCCAGAAAGCGTGCTGATCCCGGAGACTCTACGCACAGTGTTTGAAGTGGAAGCGTTTATAACAAGGCATCCTGATGCCATCCGCTCTCACGTCATTATTGATTCACTTTAA
- a CDS encoding FecCD family ABC transporter permease yields the protein MRKIATPAFFLIITGLAALSFVVSLSFGSVDYSRSEVWEVVRQHLSGGTYFDQSVDAVVWELRAPRGLLALIVGAGLALAGVTMQTLVRNPLADPYLLGISSGASVGATAVLVFGVLSGFGLYSLSVGALIGALVATLTVYAVTIAQGGLTPLRLILSGVVLSSAFSALASFLVFKGPDARAAQGVMFWMLGSVAGAQWNKLLIPAIVVFVAFIILMLSSRQMDALAAGPDTAAALGVRVGLLRQSLFFVQALLVGAMVAVAGGIGFVGLVIPHLARILVGSLHRRLLPIAAVFGALFMVWVDVLARIAAPPQEIPLGVVTGVIGAPLFLILMGRKNYHFGGQD from the coding sequence GTGCGTAAAATTGCCACTCCCGCGTTTTTCCTGATTATTACAGGATTAGCCGCACTGAGTTTTGTGGTGTCTTTGTCATTTGGCTCGGTTGATTATTCTCGTTCGGAAGTCTGGGAAGTGGTCCGCCAGCATCTTTCAGGTGGAACCTACTTTGATCAATCTGTAGACGCTGTGGTCTGGGAGCTACGCGCGCCTCGTGGCTTGCTCGCGCTTATCGTAGGAGCAGGTTTGGCTCTCGCTGGCGTAACCATGCAAACGCTTGTCCGAAACCCATTGGCGGACCCGTACCTATTGGGTATTTCCTCGGGCGCTAGCGTGGGCGCAACAGCGGTGCTTGTGTTTGGCGTATTGAGTGGTTTTGGCCTCTATTCGTTATCAGTTGGAGCTCTGATAGGTGCGCTTGTAGCTACGCTCACTGTGTATGCGGTGACTATCGCTCAAGGAGGGTTAACGCCGTTGCGTCTGATCCTCTCAGGCGTGGTTCTTTCTTCTGCTTTCTCCGCGCTTGCTAGTTTTTTAGTGTTCAAGGGGCCTGATGCTCGCGCTGCACAAGGCGTGATGTTTTGGATGCTGGGATCAGTTGCCGGTGCGCAATGGAATAAGCTCCTGATACCCGCAATTGTGGTGTTCGTGGCTTTTATTATTCTCATGTTGAGTAGCCGTCAGATGGACGCGCTTGCGGCAGGGCCAGATACAGCCGCGGCTCTGGGCGTTCGGGTAGGACTGCTACGGCAAAGCCTGTTTTTTGTTCAAGCCCTCCTCGTCGGAGCCATGGTTGCGGTGGCGGGAGGCATTGGTTTTGTAGGCCTAGTAATCCCACACCTCGCGCGGATACTCGTAGGGTCGCTTCACCGTCGTCTTTTGCCCATTGCTGCAGTGTTTGGTGCGCTTTTTATGGTCTGGGTGGACGTGCTTGCCCGAATTGCAGCTCCTCCTCAAGAGATTCCGCTAGGCGTGGTAACGGGGGTTATCGGAGCACCGCTCTTCCTGATTCTTATGGGGCGAAAGAACTATCACTTCGGGGGACAAGACTAA
- a CDS encoding DHA2 family efflux MFS transporter permease subunit, which produces MNIESRGKNVDPGVRTCSSQGSGQYPAMPLPEKEAWPALIALCVGFFMILLDQTIVAVATPVLQKELGASYKEVIWVTSAYLLTFAVPLLITGRLGDRFGPRNVYVVGMTVFTLSSLACGFAPNMITLIIARAVQGFGASLLTPQTMSLINRMFARERRGAALGAWGSVAGLATLTGPILGGFITASFGWQWIFFINIPLGIVSVWSVLRLVPRVRRTNRSIDGMSKVLSVIAVFSLVFALQEGENAGWSWWIWVLIVVGLVVSVLFVYQQERAEKAGKDALMPLSLFSIRNFSLGNISIVAMGFAIAGTPLPIMLFLQQVHELSAFQAGLFLVPQALISAIFSPFIGKLSDKRSPHQIAAFGFATMAAGLGGIALVMILEISVYWVLLAFVIYGLGNAFVWAPNSTSTMRDLPLSHMGVGSGVYNTTRQIGSVMGSAAIGAVLQWRVMVTSPSVAYGEAVLLGAGFLIIGITSALLAKESD; this is translated from the coding sequence ATGAACATTGAGTCCCGTGGCAAAAACGTTGATCCTGGTGTGAGGACGTGCAGCTCACAAGGATCGGGTCAATACCCAGCTATGCCGCTTCCAGAAAAAGAAGCATGGCCGGCGCTGATTGCATTATGCGTTGGCTTTTTTATGATTCTGCTTGATCAAACCATCGTGGCGGTGGCCACTCCCGTGCTGCAAAAGGAGTTGGGGGCTTCCTATAAAGAGGTCATTTGGGTCACTTCGGCGTATCTTCTCACCTTCGCTGTCCCACTTCTTATTACGGGACGTCTTGGGGACCGCTTCGGTCCTCGAAACGTATATGTCGTTGGCATGACCGTGTTTACGCTGAGCTCTCTGGCGTGTGGTTTTGCTCCCAATATGATCACATTAATCATTGCTCGCGCAGTACAAGGTTTTGGGGCTTCTCTCCTTACCCCACAAACCATGAGCCTTATTAACCGGATGTTTGCTCGTGAAAGGCGCGGTGCAGCATTAGGCGCATGGGGGAGCGTTGCCGGGTTAGCTACGCTTACCGGCCCTATCCTAGGCGGATTTATTACGGCCTCTTTTGGCTGGCAATGGATCTTTTTTATTAATATTCCACTCGGGATCGTGTCAGTATGGTCTGTTCTACGCCTAGTGCCTCGGGTGCGCCGGACCAATCGCAGTATCGATGGCATGAGCAAGGTGCTTTCTGTTATCGCCGTTTTTTCTCTTGTGTTTGCTCTCCAAGAGGGGGAAAACGCTGGTTGGAGCTGGTGGATTTGGGTTCTTATCGTAGTAGGACTCGTGGTTTCCGTACTGTTTGTTTATCAGCAAGAACGTGCAGAAAAGGCAGGCAAAGATGCTCTGATGCCTTTGTCACTCTTCTCGATCCGCAATTTTTCCCTAGGAAACATAAGCATCGTAGCTATGGGCTTTGCTATCGCGGGCACTCCCTTGCCCATCATGTTGTTCTTGCAACAGGTGCACGAGTTATCGGCCTTTCAAGCAGGCTTATTTTTAGTCCCTCAGGCGCTCATTTCTGCGATATTTTCCCCGTTCATCGGAAAGCTTTCAGATAAACGTTCGCCTCATCAAATCGCAGCTTTTGGCTTTGCGACGATGGCTGCTGGTCTTGGGGGCATCGCACTCGTGATGATTCTGGAGATTTCTGTTTATTGGGTTCTTCTCGCCTTTGTTATTTACGGATTGGGTAATGCATTCGTGTGGGCACCCAACTCTACTTCGACGATGCGAGACCTTCCATTGAGCCATATGGGAGTCGGGTCTGGCGTATACAACACAACACGCCAGATCGGATCGGTCATGGGATCAGCAGCTATCGGGGCAGTATTACAGTGGCGAGTCATGGTTACAAGCCCAAGCGTGGCTTATGGCGAAGCGGTTTTGTTAGGGGCAGGATTCCTTATCATCGGTATTACGTCTGCCCTGTTAGCTAAAGAAAGCGACTAA
- a CDS encoding GNAT family N-acetyltransferase: MANQNIILVPTQEVDRTYIARLNFLTDVYGNEDSELSHNFINDTHFYVDQWVSKDGGFIAWDTNKIPAGGAWLLWGTSVNHGYGYVNEEIPEVAIAVEARFRGTGVASLLLKAAIALAQSLGAPGISLSVDKANTKAQQVYSHLGFSKVSFDEASGFYIMQILF; the protein is encoded by the coding sequence ATGGCCAACCAAAATATTATCCTCGTCCCTACCCAAGAAGTTGATCGCACTTATATTGCCCGACTTAACTTTCTCACCGACGTTTACGGCAACGAAGACTCCGAGCTAAGCCACAACTTTATTAACGACACACATTTTTATGTCGATCAGTGGGTTTCCAAAGACGGCGGTTTTATTGCCTGGGACACCAACAAGATTCCTGCCGGAGGCGCTTGGTTGCTGTGGGGTACCTCGGTTAATCACGGCTACGGTTACGTTAACGAGGAAATCCCTGAAGTTGCTATTGCCGTAGAAGCAAGATTCCGCGGCACGGGTGTAGCTTCTCTCCTGCTTAAGGCCGCTATTGCATTAGCACAAAGCCTAGGAGCACCGGGGATTTCGCTCTCCGTGGATAAGGCAAACACCAAAGCTCAACAGGTTTATTCTCATCTCGGGTTTTCCAAGGTTTCCTTTGATGAGGCATCAGGTTTTTATATTATGCAGATTTTATTTTAA
- the gatA gene encoding Asp-tRNA(Asn)/Glu-tRNA(Gln) amidotransferase subunit GatA, translating into MTNYLVPESGLTSLSAAELAQKIHSRELTSREVTQAHLDRIAEVDPTLNAFLHVGVEEALAAADEVDAALDRGEAPASALAGVPIALKDVFVTTDAPTTCASKMLEGYVAPYDATVTKKLRAAGIPILGKTNMDEFAMGSSTENSAYGPTRNPWDIDRTPGGSGGGTSAALASGEAPLGIGTDTGGSIRQPAALTNTVGVKPTYGTVSRYGLVACASSLDQGGPTARTVLDTALLHEVIAGHDKYDATSVDRPVAPVVEAAREGANGDLSGVKIGVVKQFDRDGYQPGVLEQFHVSVEQLTSQGAEIVEVDCPHFDDALAAYYLILPCEVSSNLARFDGMRYGLREGDDGSHSADEVMSLSRAAGFGPEVKRRIILGTYALSVGYYDAYYLQAQRVRTLIAQDFAAAYEKCDVLVSPTTPTTAFKLGEKTSDPLAMYNFDLCTLPLNLAGLCGMSVPAGLAKDTGLPVGLQIMAPAFCDDRLYKVGAAFEAGRQ; encoded by the coding sequence ATGACCAATTATTTAGTGCCTGAGTCCGGACTTACATCGCTCTCTGCTGCCGAGCTCGCTCAGAAAATCCATTCACGTGAACTCACCTCACGTGAGGTGACGCAAGCACACCTTGACCGTATCGCTGAGGTTGACCCCACACTTAACGCATTCTTGCATGTGGGTGTAGAAGAAGCCCTTGCTGCCGCCGACGAGGTAGATGCCGCCTTGGATCGCGGCGAGGCACCGGCATCTGCACTCGCAGGCGTGCCCATTGCCCTCAAAGACGTCTTTGTTACCACGGATGCGCCTACCACGTGTGCTTCAAAGATGCTGGAGGGATACGTTGCGCCTTATGACGCAACAGTTACCAAGAAGCTCCGTGCCGCAGGCATCCCGATTTTGGGCAAGACTAATATGGATGAGTTTGCGATGGGGTCTTCCACTGAAAACTCTGCATATGGCCCGACTCGCAACCCATGGGATATCGACCGCACACCAGGTGGCTCCGGTGGTGGTACATCCGCAGCACTTGCATCAGGCGAAGCGCCGCTCGGCATAGGTACCGACACCGGTGGATCAATCCGTCAGCCGGCGGCTTTGACCAATACCGTAGGAGTGAAACCAACCTATGGCACGGTCTCTCGGTACGGTTTGGTGGCTTGTGCGTCCTCTCTAGACCAAGGCGGCCCAACGGCAAGGACCGTTTTGGATACAGCGCTGCTCCATGAAGTCATTGCTGGGCATGATAAATACGACGCTACCAGCGTAGACCGTCCAGTTGCGCCGGTAGTGGAAGCTGCTCGGGAAGGCGCAAACGGAGATCTTAGCGGCGTTAAAATTGGCGTGGTCAAACAGTTTGATCGCGATGGTTATCAACCAGGAGTTTTGGAGCAATTCCATGTATCCGTGGAACAACTCACTTCTCAGGGAGCGGAGATCGTGGAAGTCGATTGCCCGCACTTTGATGATGCTTTAGCCGCGTATTACTTGATCCTTCCGTGCGAGGTTTCTTCTAATCTGGCGCGTTTCGACGGCATGCGTTATGGCTTGCGCGAAGGAGACGACGGCTCCCATTCGGCAGATGAAGTTATGTCGCTGTCTCGCGCCGCGGGATTTGGTCCCGAAGTAAAGCGCCGCATTATTCTGGGAACCTATGCGCTTTCTGTGGGGTACTACGATGCGTATTATCTGCAAGCGCAGCGCGTACGTACTCTTATCGCTCAAGATTTTGCTGCGGCTTATGAAAAGTGCGATGTTTTGGTTTCCCCAACCACGCCGACCACTGCTTTTAAGCTTGGTGAGAAAACATCTGACCCTCTAGCCATGTACAACTTTGATTTGTGTACTCTGCCGTTGAATCTTGCCGGTCTGTGCGGAATGTCTGTGCCTGCAGGATTGGCAAAAGACACGGGGTTGCCTGTGGGCTTGCAAATCATGGCACCAGCGTTTTGTGATGACCGCCTGTATAAGGTGGGAGCCGCATTTGAAGCAGGACGTCAGTAA
- the gatC gene encoding Asp-tRNA(Asn)/Glu-tRNA(Gln) amidotransferase subunit GatC — MPEISRDEVAHLAKLSRLALTDEELDCFAAQIDGIIGNVSAVQKVAAEGVEPMSHPHSIKTTMREDIIEQIMTPEQALDQAPAVDQQRFVVPQILGE, encoded by the coding sequence GTGCCTGAGATTTCGCGCGATGAAGTCGCACACCTGGCCAAGTTGTCGCGCTTGGCGTTGACTGACGAAGAACTCGACTGCTTTGCAGCGCAAATTGACGGCATCATCGGTAACGTGAGTGCTGTTCAAAAAGTTGCTGCAGAGGGGGTAGAGCCGATGAGCCATCCACACTCGATTAAGACCACCATGCGTGAGGACATAATTGAACAAATTATGACTCCAGAACAGGCTCTTGATCAGGCTCCTGCTGTTGACCAGCAGCGTTTTGTCGTTCCACAGATTTTAGGGGAGTAG
- the ligA gene encoding NAD-dependent DNA ligase LigA produces the protein MVQLPLKLNTNDKLDIVTDSNIELRRQWDELAEQVRYHRDAYYNDTPEISDQDFDALFRTLQKLEEEHPELAVPDSPTLEVGAPVALSSSFNNVEHLERLMSLDNVFDAAELSEWLQRTPAQAYLTELKIDGLSLDLIYRDGKLWRAATRGDGRIGEDVTENAKVIADVPHRLKENAEFPIPELLEVRGEVFIAVEDFAAVNEQRQLEGGKPFANPRNAAAGSLRQKDVEAVKKRRLRMICHGLGATQGFTPASQYHAYEALAAWGLPVSPYTELVQSAAEVQEKVLYWAEHRHDAAHEMDGVVVKVDSISEQRALGATARAPRWAIAYKYPPEEVTTELLDIQVGVGRTGRVTPFAVMRPVFVAGSTVSMATLHNQTEVKRKGVLIGDTVVIRKAGEVIPEVLGPVVEKRDGTEREFIFPTLCPSCGTRLAPQKEDDADWRCPNSQSCPAQLSTRLTYLAGRGAFDIEALGEKAAEDLIRTGVLIDEAGLFELTEEDLLKTRVYTTKKKTLNATGSKLLANLEQSKKADLWRVLVALSIRHVGPTAARALASRYHSMDALREASAEEIADTEGVGAIIAQSFKDWFEVDWHAHIVEQWARAGVTMAEETSQLPEQTLAGMTVVVTGSLEGFSRDSAKEAIISRGGKASTSVSKKTDYVVVGENAGSKETKARELGLTILDESGFIRLLENGSV, from the coding sequence ATGGTGCAACTTCCGCTGAAGTTAAATACCAACGATAAACTAGATATCGTGACTGATTCCAATATCGAACTCCGCAGACAATGGGACGAACTCGCTGAACAAGTGCGATATCATCGTGATGCGTATTATAACGACACACCTGAGATCAGTGACCAAGATTTTGATGCGTTGTTCCGGACGCTCCAAAAGCTTGAAGAGGAACACCCCGAACTCGCAGTTCCAGACAGCCCCACGCTAGAAGTCGGAGCCCCTGTGGCTTTGAGCTCTAGTTTTAATAATGTAGAGCACCTGGAACGCCTCATGAGCTTAGATAATGTGTTTGACGCCGCAGAGCTTTCTGAGTGGTTGCAAAGAACACCGGCGCAGGCTTATCTAACCGAGTTGAAGATCGATGGACTTTCACTAGACCTTATTTACCGCGATGGAAAATTATGGCGTGCGGCTACTAGGGGCGATGGCAGGATCGGTGAAGACGTCACCGAAAACGCAAAAGTGATTGCTGATGTGCCGCATCGACTTAAGGAAAACGCAGAGTTTCCTATCCCTGAACTGCTGGAGGTTCGAGGTGAAGTTTTTATCGCTGTAGAAGACTTTGCTGCGGTTAATGAACAACGCCAATTGGAGGGAGGAAAACCCTTTGCTAATCCGCGCAATGCGGCTGCCGGCTCATTAAGACAAAAAGACGTTGAAGCTGTTAAAAAACGCAGGCTTCGGATGATCTGTCATGGACTTGGTGCTACTCAGGGTTTTACTCCCGCGTCGCAGTACCATGCGTATGAGGCATTGGCAGCTTGGGGCCTGCCTGTTTCTCCTTATACCGAGCTTGTCCAGTCAGCCGCAGAAGTGCAGGAAAAGGTTCTATATTGGGCCGAGCATCGCCACGACGCAGCGCATGAGATGGATGGAGTTGTAGTTAAGGTAGACAGCATCTCAGAGCAGCGAGCGTTGGGGGCTACAGCCAGAGCTCCGCGCTGGGCTATCGCCTACAAATACCCGCCAGAAGAAGTTACAACGGAACTCTTAGACATTCAGGTAGGAGTGGGCAGGACCGGGCGTGTTACTCCCTTTGCCGTTATGCGTCCAGTCTTTGTCGCCGGATCTACTGTGTCTATGGCTACGCTGCACAACCAAACGGAAGTAAAACGTAAAGGAGTGCTCATCGGGGACACCGTGGTGATCCGCAAAGCAGGTGAGGTGATCCCAGAAGTTCTTGGGCCGGTAGTGGAAAAACGAGACGGGACTGAGCGCGAGTTTATTTTCCCTACTTTGTGTCCTAGCTGTGGTACCCGGCTTGCGCCGCAAAAAGAGGACGATGCGGATTGGCGTTGCCCTAATTCTCAATCGTGCCCGGCGCAGTTGAGCACGCGTTTAACCTATCTAGCAGGACGCGGCGCTTTTGATATTGAAGCTTTAGGAGAAAAAGCAGCGGAGGATCTCATCCGTACAGGGGTGCTTATCGACGAAGCCGGGTTGTTTGAGCTTACAGAAGAAGACCTACTAAAGACTCGCGTGTACACAACAAAGAAGAAGACGCTGAATGCGACTGGCTCCAAGTTGTTAGCCAACTTGGAGCAATCGAAAAAAGCTGATCTTTGGCGGGTGCTTGTCGCGCTATCTATTAGACACGTTGGTCCCACCGCCGCCCGGGCATTAGCGTCCCGTTATCACTCTATGGACGCATTGCGAGAAGCCAGCGCGGAAGAGATTGCGGATACTGAAGGCGTTGGAGCGATCATCGCACAAAGTTTTAAAGATTGGTTTGAAGTTGATTGGCACGCCCACATCGTAGAGCAGTGGGCACGTGCTGGTGTGACGATGGCCGAAGAGACCTCCCAATTGCCGGAGCAAACACTGGCGGGTATGACTGTTGTGGTCACTGGTTCTTTGGAAGGCTTTAGTCGCGATTCTGCTAAGGAAGCCATCATCAGCCGTGGCGGTAAAGCCTCAACATCGGTGTCTAAAAAAACCGATTATGTTGTGGTTGGAGAAAACGCCGGTTCTAAGGAAACTAAAGCAAGAGAACTAGGACTCACCATTCTTGACGAGTCCGGTTTTATCCGACTACTAGAAAACGGATCGGTATAA
- a CDS encoding 3'-5' exonuclease — MNSLDPNVAVFDPLKVLSFDLETTSANPHEARIVSSALVRIDSNGAHPRELLADPGIEIPEEAAKVHGITTEYAREHGRPHEEVLKETIAAIQQAWADGFTLIVYNAAYDLTVLRKLTGDFVVTGPVFDPYVIDKALDKFRRGKRTLTDLCQHYNVRLDNAHEATSDALAAARIAWMQAKRNFKEELSQKSLNELMQFQAVEYYEFQTKLKNYFEGKGKDASSVNTSWPMQG; from the coding sequence ATGAACTCTCTCGACCCCAATGTGGCTGTCTTTGATCCGCTGAAAGTCTTGAGCTTTGATCTTGAGACCACCTCCGCCAACCCTCATGAGGCTCGCATTGTATCCTCTGCGCTCGTCAGGATCGATAGCAATGGCGCTCACCCACGAGAGCTTCTGGCAGATCCCGGAATAGAAATTCCCGAAGAAGCTGCAAAAGTGCATGGTATAACCACAGAATATGCACGTGAACATGGGCGCCCACATGAAGAAGTGCTAAAGGAAACCATAGCGGCCATCCAACAAGCGTGGGCTGATGGGTTTACGCTCATCGTTTATAACGCCGCTTATGATCTCACAGTATTGAGAAAACTCACCGGGGATTTTGTTGTTACCGGTCCCGTGTTTGACCCTTACGTTATTGATAAGGCCCTCGACAAATTTCGGCGAGGCAAGCGTACACTCACAGACCTTTGCCAGCACTACAACGTTCGTTTAGATAATGCACACGAGGCCACCTCGGATGCACTCGCGGCAGCACGTATAGCGTGGATGCAAGCAAAGCGAAATTTTAAAGAGGAGCTTTCCCAAAAATCCCTCAATGAGCTAATGCAATTCCAAGCCGTCGAATACTACGAATTTCAGACGAAGCTAAAGAACTACTTTGAGGGCAAGGGTAAGGACGCCTCATCTGTCAATACTTCCTGGCCAATGCAAGGCTGA
- the mnmA gene encoding tRNA 2-thiouridine(34) synthase MnmA: MRVLAAMSGGVDSAVAAARAVAAGHEVVGVHLALSQDPQTVRESSRGCCSLEDSADARRVCDKLGIPFYVWDFSDRFKEDVIDDFISSYEAGETPNPCLRCNEKIKFAALLERGIALGFDAVVTGHYAQLTQPEDGGDGYLRRAIDPEKDQSYVLGVLSEKEIAHCMFPVGDTVKPKIREEAAAQGFSVAKKPDSYDICFIPDGNTQAFLGRHIGLRPGMIVDTEGRALKEHDGAWNYTIGQRKGLDIKQPAADGKPRYVTDIDAATGTVTVGSRDDLSVSQIYADRLKYLHPALSGDFSAEVQVRAHGSVVPCHVSVDSHNDTMTITLHKPLSGVARGQAAVIYLPDAGGDIVLGSGTIYSTQKSPSECLN, from the coding sequence ATGCGAGTTCTTGCAGCGATGAGCGGCGGAGTAGATTCGGCGGTGGCAGCAGCGCGAGCTGTCGCAGCTGGGCACGAGGTAGTAGGCGTACATCTTGCGCTCTCGCAGGATCCGCAAACGGTACGGGAATCTTCTCGCGGTTGTTGCTCATTAGAGGATTCCGCGGATGCCCGCAGGGTATGCGACAAGCTTGGGATCCCTTTTTACGTGTGGGATTTTTCGGATCGCTTTAAAGAAGACGTGATTGATGATTTCATTTCCTCCTATGAAGCGGGGGAAACCCCAAACCCATGTCTTAGATGCAACGAAAAAATCAAGTTTGCCGCGTTACTTGAGCGCGGAATCGCTCTGGGATTCGACGCCGTAGTAACTGGCCACTATGCCCAACTTACCCAGCCTGAAGACGGCGGTGACGGCTATCTGCGCCGTGCTATTGACCCAGAAAAAGATCAATCCTATGTGCTTGGTGTATTAAGCGAAAAAGAAATCGCGCATTGCATGTTCCCCGTGGGGGATACCGTTAAACCTAAGATCCGGGAAGAGGCCGCAGCTCAGGGATTTTCTGTGGCAAAAAAACCGGATTCTTATGATATTTGTTTTATCCCCGATGGCAATACCCAGGCGTTTTTGGGGCGCCATATTGGTCTAAGACCAGGAATGATCGTGGATACGGAGGGACGAGCCCTAAAGGAACACGATGGTGCCTGGAACTACACCATTGGTCAACGCAAAGGCCTTGATATTAAGCAACCTGCGGCAGACGGAAAACCCCGTTATGTCACTGATATTGATGCTGCCACGGGGACGGTCACAGTGGGATCGCGCGATGATCTTTCTGTGAGCCAGATTTATGCTGATCGTTTAAAATACCTGCATCCGGCTCTCAGTGGAGATTTTTCTGCAGAAGTACAAGTTCGCGCTCATGGGTCCGTGGTGCCCTGTCATGTGAGCGTTGATTCCCACAACGATACAATGACGATCACTCTGCATAAGCCGCTATCTGGCGTAGCCCGTGGACAGGCTGCGGTGATCTATTTGCCAGATGCAGGCGGAGATATTGTGCTTGGATCTGGGACAATTTACAGTACGCAAAAGTCACCTAGTGAGTGCCTAAATTAG